The Deltaproteobacteria bacterium genome window below encodes:
- the ald gene encoding alanine dehydrogenase: MIIGVPKEIKDNEYRVALIPSGARALIEAGHDVLIEKNAGTESGFPDEDYLSIGAKIVATAKEAYSADMVVKVKEPLESEYVYLRPGLILFTFLHLASNRKLLDELVLKKVSAIAYETVETPDKRLPILKPMSEVAGRLSVQLGAEYLMRHHGGRGILLEGATGVERGSVVIIGAGIVGQNAAKTALGLGADTLVLDSNPDKLGHIEDMFLGRIKTLISNSHNIEHAVMGADLLVGAVHIPGARTPILVKKELVKKMKKGSIITDVAVDQGGCVETIRPTTHSSPTYVVDGVIHYGVANMPGAVPRTSTIALTNVTLSYLLKLANLGVQKAAMEDSAILCGINTLNGKITNRNLAASFGLEYAEAKGLF, encoded by the coding sequence ATGATAATCGGCGTGCCAAAGGAAATAAAAGACAACGAGTACCGCGTAGCACTTATCCCGTCCGGTGCCAGGGCCCTCATAGAAGCAGGGCACGATGTGCTTATAGAGAAAAACGCAGGCACTGAGAGCGGCTTTCCTGACGAAGATTACTTAAGTATCGGCGCAAAAATAGTTGCTACGGCAAAAGAGGCGTACTCGGCCGACATGGTAGTGAAGGTAAAGGAGCCGCTCGAGAGCGAGTACGTATACCTAAGGCCCGGGCTCATACTCTTTACCTTCCTTCACCTCGCGTCCAATAGAAAGCTCCTCGACGAGCTCGTTTTAAAAAAGGTCTCGGCAATAGCCTACGAAACAGTCGAGACGCCGGATAAGAGACTTCCGATACTAAAACCCATGAGCGAGGTTGCGGGCAGGCTCTCTGTGCAGCTTGGCGCAGAGTACCTTATGCGCCACCACGGCGGCAGAGGCATACTTTTAGAGGGCGCAACAGGGGTAGAGCGCGGCTCGGTCGTCATAATAGGCGCGGGCATAGTCGGGCAAAACGCCGCAAAAACAGCGCTTGGATTAGGCGCGGATACGCTGGTACTCGACTCTAACCCCGACAAACTCGGGCATATAGAGGACATGTTCCTTGGCAGGATAAAAACGCTTATCTCCAACTCCCATAACATAGAGCACGCTGTAATGGGCGCGGACCTGCTTGTCGGCGCGGTGCACATACCCGGGGCAAGGACGCCTATACTGGTCAAAAAAGAGCTTGTGAAAAAGATGAAAAAAGGCTCTATAATCACGGATGTAGCCGTTGACCAGGGCGGTTGCGTCGAGACCATTCGCCCTACCACCCACTCCTCGCCAACCTATGTGGTAGACGGCGTCATACACTACGGTGTGGCCAATATGCCCGGGGCAGTGCCCCGGACCTCGACCATAGCGCTGACAAATGTCACCCTATCCTATCTTCTAAAACTCGCAAACCTCGGTGTGCAAAAGGCAGCTATGGAAGACAGCGCCATACTTTGCGGCATAAACACCCTAAACGGCAAGATCACGAACCGAAACCTGGCCGCCTCCTTTGGCCTGGAATACGCCGAGGCAAAAGGCCTTTTTTAG
- a CDS encoding cation:proton antiporter, with amino-acid sequence MHSADLVPLIAGLMILVSSMISLRFGISVAVIEILIGVLAGTAGLEPADWMIYFAGFGGIILTFLAGAEVDLKLLKEKFSQSLLIGLGSFGVPLVFTFIYTYFWAGWSLNASLIAGVAMSETSIAVVYSVLLETGLIRTQTGKTLMAATFITNTGTALMLSILFAKLTLYMWVFIIVSIGVIYLATRFSHLVFENPVFKNKVVEPELKYIFALLLVFIYFANLGGGHAILPAFLLGLFMSRHFAEVKTASNVKGRIRIVAFSLITPVFFIVVGMKVQLFVVLGAFVMFFELFIIKQVSKFLGVYFIAKKIFPQGDDMYSTLLLSTGLTFGLIALMFGLKSEYITQTQYSVLTAVLIASAVVPTFIAQKWFMPRHLEDINTAPDKDGK; translated from the coding sequence ATGCACTCCGCCGACCTCGTACCATTAATCGCAGGACTGATGATACTCGTCTCGAGCATGATTTCTCTTCGGTTCGGGATATCTGTTGCCGTTATCGAGATACTTATCGGCGTGCTCGCAGGCACAGCCGGGCTCGAGCCCGCTGACTGGATGATATACTTTGCCGGGTTTGGCGGCATAATACTCACCTTCCTTGCCGGAGCGGAGGTGGACTTAAAGCTCCTTAAGGAAAAATTCTCGCAAAGCCTGCTTATCGGCCTCGGTTCATTCGGAGTACCACTTGTCTTCACATTCATATACACGTACTTCTGGGCCGGATGGAGCTTAAACGCCTCTCTCATTGCCGGAGTGGCTATGAGCGAGACATCCATAGCAGTCGTCTACTCCGTGCTCCTCGAGACAGGGCTCATAAGAACGCAGACCGGAAAAACGCTCATGGCCGCGACATTTATCACCAACACCGGCACAGCGCTCATGCTAAGCATACTATTTGCCAAGCTCACGCTCTATATGTGGGTCTTTATCATCGTCTCGATAGGCGTCATATACCTCGCCACCAGGTTCTCGCACCTTGTATTCGAAAACCCCGTATTCAAGAACAAGGTCGTTGAGCCGGAACTGAAATACATATTCGCCCTTCTTTTGGTGTTCATATACTTCGCGAACCTCGGGGGCGGACACGCCATTTTACCTGCGTTTTTACTGGGTCTTTTCATGTCCAGGCATTTCGCGGAGGTAAAGACCGCGTCAAACGTCAAAGGCCGCATCCGCATCGTTGCGTTCTCGCTCATAACGCCGGTGTTCTTCATCGTCGTAGGCATGAAGGTGCAGCTCTTCGTGGTGCTTGGCGCGTTCGTGATGTTTTTCGAGCTCTTCATCATAAAGCAGGTATCGAAGTTCCTCGGCGTGTACTTCATCGCGAAAAAGATTTTTCCGCAGGGCGACGACATGTACTCTACCCTTCTACTTAGCACGGGCCTTACCTTCGGCCTCATAGCCCTGATGTTTGGCCTTAAGTCCGAGTACATAACCCAGACGCAGTACTCTGTGCTTACGGCAGTATTGATAGCGAGCGCTGTTGTGCCGACCTTCATCGCGCAGAAATGGTTCATGCCAAGGCACTTGGAAGACATCAACACCGCGCCAGATAAGGACGGAAAATAA